The Pseudodesulfovibrio sp. zrk46 genome contains a region encoding:
- a CDS encoding diguanylate cyclase translates to MAIQTGNFSDLGVSYESGTNAALLTAIARSAELLSGKGWPDGVNDLLEALGRVTNVSRVWIFQTVSLTDTHITQNYTFEWAAAPKYKQIGMPMFSMSTNKIDRPEYRALIDSRKRGEWQKTIVHELESGWLRDTLEVQRIKSMLTIPVMVEGEWWGTLGFDDCERAYDWSDVEVALLKTAGYLLSNAVLRDRLNAKRKQFDIVKQITDSSPWAYDFRTGQVWCASDLIHSVPMPTDNFRLSLRSALKLVHPEDRAHLLETVRSYLSQKRDVFRCDVRLFTDCGDLRWVELMGNVRWSEDGTPKQFAGIAVDIRARKREEERLKQEATTDPLTGVMNRRMFERTLQRHIELSVDEGVPFALLLLDIDCFKGLNDKYGHSLGDQVLRNFTSICRRVLRADDCLARMGGDEFAVLLPGMSWDSAREVGERIRRNVLTTPYYFESTQVLMSTSVGVTVHEGGVTSPTRVLDNADIALYAAKMNGRNCLVTTADTNCRMKDGRGPAS, encoded by the coding sequence ATGGCAATACAGACGGGGAATTTCAGTGATTTGGGGGTATCGTATGAGAGCGGTACCAATGCTGCGTTGCTCACGGCCATTGCCCGGAGCGCTGAATTGTTATCCGGCAAAGGGTGGCCCGATGGCGTGAACGACCTTTTGGAAGCGCTGGGGCGCGTGACCAATGTGAGCCGTGTGTGGATTTTTCAGACTGTCAGTCTGACTGACACCCATATCACCCAGAATTATACTTTTGAGTGGGCTGCGGCTCCCAAGTACAAGCAGATCGGCATGCCCATGTTCAGCATGTCCACCAACAAGATCGACCGACCCGAGTATCGGGCGCTTATCGATAGCCGCAAGCGTGGTGAGTGGCAGAAGACCATTGTTCACGAGCTCGAGTCGGGGTGGCTGCGCGATACGCTTGAGGTGCAGCGCATCAAGTCCATGTTGACTATTCCGGTCATGGTCGAAGGCGAGTGGTGGGGCACCCTCGGGTTCGACGATTGCGAGCGGGCGTATGACTGGTCGGATGTCGAGGTCGCCCTGCTCAAGACCGCAGGCTACCTTCTCTCCAATGCCGTCCTGCGCGATCGGTTGAATGCAAAGCGTAAGCAGTTCGACATCGTCAAGCAGATTACGGACAGCAGTCCATGGGCCTATGATTTCAGAACTGGACAGGTCTGGTGTGCGTCGGATCTGATCCATTCCGTTCCCATGCCCACCGATAATTTCCGTTTGTCATTGCGCAGTGCGCTGAAGTTGGTGCATCCCGAAGATCGCGCTCATCTGCTCGAGACTGTCCGCAGCTATCTGAGCCAGAAGCGAGATGTGTTTCGGTGCGACGTGCGTCTGTTCACCGACTGTGGTGATCTGCGATGGGTGGAGCTGATGGGCAACGTTCGCTGGAGTGAGGATGGTACGCCCAAACAGTTTGCTGGTATTGCTGTGGATATCCGTGCCCGCAAGCGAGAAGAAGAGCGGCTCAAGCAGGAGGCGACCACAGACCCGTTAACCGGGGTCATGAACCGCCGTATGTTCGAGCGGACGCTGCAACGACATATTGAACTGTCCGTTGACGAAGGCGTTCCCTTTGCCTTGTTGCTGCTGGATATTGATTGCTTCAAGGGGCTGAATGACAAATATGGCCACAGTCTCGGAGATCAGGTCCTGCGAAATTTCACATCCATATGTCGGCGAGTCTTGCGGGCCGACGACTGTCTGGCTCGCATGGGGGGGGACGAGTTCGCCGTGCTGTTGCCCGGGATGAGCTGGGATTCTGCCCGTGAAGTAGGAGAGCGGATTCGTCGTAATGTCCTGACTACCCCATATTACTTCGAGTCGACGCAGGTGCTTATGAGTACCAGTGTGGGTGTGACCGTACATGAAGGGGGCGTGACTTCCCCTACCCGCGTCTTGGATAACGCTGATATCGCTCTGTACGCCGCCAAAATGAATGGGCGCAATTGCCTCGTCACCACTGCTGATACGAATTGTCGGATGAAGGATGGTCGTGGTCCTGCAAGCTAG
- a CDS encoding CreA family protein — translation MNSLDFFPKKQRSSLGQFSRILFLAFIFCAIVPSPVASEVIGTVDTVFHMFSRDDDIVVEAFDDPDIPGVTCYLSRARKGGVKGMIGVAEDPSDASIECIRTGPISVPDEIRKGKRDGKRVFKKGTSLVFKSMQVVRFYDKKRDVLIYMVYSDRVVEGSPKNSVTVVKVE, via the coding sequence ATGAATTCTCTAGACTTTTTCCCGAAAAAGCAGCGTTCGTCCCTTGGACAATTTTCCCGCATTCTCTTTCTCGCGTTCATCTTCTGCGCCATCGTACCTTCTCCTGTAGCATCGGAAGTCATAGGGACTGTCGACACCGTGTTCCACATGTTCTCGCGCGACGACGACATTGTGGTTGAGGCCTTTGACGATCCCGACATTCCTGGCGTGACCTGCTATCTGAGCCGGGCACGCAAAGGCGGCGTCAAGGGCATGATCGGCGTGGCCGAAGACCCGTCGGACGCCTCCATCGAGTGTATCCGCACCGGGCCCATCAGCGTTCCGGATGAGATTCGCAAGGGCAAGCGCGACGGCAAGCGTGTCTTCAAGAAAGGCACCTCCCTCGTGTTCAAGTCCATGCAGGTGGTCCGCTTCTATGACAAGAAGCGCGACGTACTCATTTACATGGTCTACAGCGACCGCGTGGTGGAAGGCTCCCCCAAAAACAGCGTCACCGTCGTCAAGGTTGAATAA
- a CDS encoding Nif11 family protein has product MSKEELSRLVSDVMSNPAMIAEAMSITDQAAMEAYITSKGYDLTKDEMLEVWAMAAKVMAGHAQPMEATEALIDEAKGK; this is encoded by the coding sequence ATGAGCAAAGAAGAACTTTCGCGCCTCGTGAGCGATGTCATGTCCAATCCGGCCATGATCGCTGAAGCCATGAGCATCACGGATCAGGCAGCCATGGAGGCGTACATCACTTCCAAAGGCTACGACCTGACCAAAGACGAGATGCTCGAAGTCTGGGCCATGGCCGCCAAGGTCATGGCAGGACACGCCCAGCCCATGGAGGCAACAGAAGCTCTCATTGATGAGGCCAAGGGCAAATAA
- a CDS encoding metallophosphoesterase family protein: MKIAVISDTHMGTPPSWLEHVYNKWLGPADYLVHCGDITTPDTWSYFMQHDNFLCVRGNCDWDPQLVDMLEPMLTAQVGPLTLGATHGWGPRSQVPVKVAQAFGPEYDLVCYGHTHARDWSVIEGVQLINPGSLGESRSLAIVTVEEDGSMACEFIDA, translated from the coding sequence ATGAAGATCGCCGTCATCTCAGACACCCACATGGGAACGCCTCCCTCGTGGCTTGAGCACGTCTACAATAAGTGGCTCGGCCCTGCCGACTACCTCGTGCATTGTGGCGACATCACCACGCCTGACACTTGGTCCTATTTCATGCAGCACGACAACTTTTTGTGCGTGCGTGGCAATTGCGACTGGGACCCTCAGCTTGTGGACATGCTGGAGCCCATGCTCACCGCACAGGTCGGTCCCCTGACCCTTGGTGCAACGCACGGGTGGGGGCCCCGTTCGCAGGTGCCCGTCAAGGTGGCACAGGCCTTTGGCCCTGAATATGATCTGGTCTGCTACGGCCACACTCACGCCCGCGACTGGTCTGTCATCGAGGGTGTTCAGCTTATCAATCCCGGCTCTCTCGGAGAGTCCCGCTCCCTCGCCATCGTGACCGTTGAAGAAGACGGCTCCATGGCCTGCGAATTCATCGACGCCTAG
- a CDS encoding VacJ family lipoprotein: MNFRTLMTIMLTAFLLLGAGSAFASGDTAQEGATQVAQFSDMKGAGAAGDAEGSASDEALFDDDEYADTDKLVADPLYGFNLVMFSFNDAMYHGVFKPLAKGWAWTVPAKPRQWVRNFFVNLMYPVRFVNDLLQGKFDAAYMETSKFLANTSFGLLGLADVTADRKRNWMPERPTADGFGQTLGKAGFGHGMYIVWPVIGPSSIRESVGWVGDYFLDPLTYTDFTFIEFAAIRSFKNVNELSLQLKANEYEALTEGAIDKYAAVRDAYIRFRAKKVQE, encoded by the coding sequence ATGAACTTTCGGACATTGATGACCATCATGCTGACCGCGTTCCTCTTGCTGGGAGCGGGGTCTGCTTTCGCGTCTGGTGACACTGCCCAAGAAGGTGCCACGCAGGTAGCCCAGTTCTCTGACATGAAGGGAGCCGGAGCTGCTGGTGATGCCGAAGGTTCTGCTAGCGACGAAGCCCTGTTTGATGACGACGAATACGCTGACACCGATAAACTCGTGGCTGATCCGCTCTACGGATTCAACCTCGTCATGTTTTCTTTCAACGACGCCATGTACCACGGCGTGTTCAAACCGCTGGCAAAAGGCTGGGCCTGGACTGTTCCGGCCAAACCTCGTCAGTGGGTGCGCAACTTCTTCGTCAACCTGATGTACCCGGTTCGCTTCGTCAACGACCTCCTCCAGGGTAAGTTCGACGCAGCCTACATGGAGACTTCCAAATTTCTCGCCAATACCAGCTTCGGTCTGCTCGGTCTTGCTGACGTGACTGCAGACAGGAAGCGCAACTGGATGCCCGAGCGTCCCACGGCCGACGGTTTCGGCCAGACCCTCGGCAAGGCCGGTTTCGGTCACGGCATGTACATTGTCTGGCCGGTCATCGGTCCCAGCTCCATCCGCGAATCCGTTGGTTGGGTTGGTGACTACTTCCTCGATCCCCTGACTTACACCGACTTCACCTTCATCGAGTTCGCAGCCATCCGTTCCTTCAAGAACGTGAACGAGCTCTCTCTGCAGCTTAAGGCCAACGAGTACGAAGCCCTCACCGAAGGTGCTATCGACAAGTATGCTGCGGTTCGTGATGCGTACATCCGCTTCCGCGCCAAGAAGGTTCAGGAATAG
- a CDS encoding ABC transporter substrate-binding protein — protein MLKKICLTFVFVCLFATLSMAGMQSPMDRVKEGADKLIKILSDPDMQDPAKHDAAIHRLRVTAEEYIDFRLTTMYAVGKQWLKMSPQMQNDLTEAFIQLLERTYLKRIPAYGGQQVDYKQELVSGKKAKVFTEIIDKDKKISVEFRLRNTGKQWMIYDVVAEGVSLVSNYRTQFAQILGDGTPEDLLKLIQERVEKLDKGEDTTPDDNIKG, from the coding sequence ATGTTGAAGAAAATCTGTCTGACATTTGTTTTTGTGTGTCTTTTCGCTACGTTGTCCATGGCTGGCATGCAGTCTCCCATGGATCGCGTCAAAGAGGGGGCCGACAAACTCATAAAAATCTTGTCCGATCCTGATATGCAGGACCCGGCCAAGCATGATGCAGCCATCCATCGTCTTCGCGTAACCGCAGAAGAATACATCGACTTTCGTCTGACCACCATGTACGCGGTGGGCAAGCAGTGGCTCAAGATGAGCCCTCAGATGCAGAACGACCTGACAGAGGCGTTCATTCAGCTTCTTGAGCGTACCTACCTGAAGCGTATTCCGGCCTACGGCGGACAACAGGTGGACTATAAGCAAGAGTTGGTTTCGGGGAAAAAAGCAAAAGTTTTCACCGAAATCATTGACAAGGATAAAAAAATTAGTGTTGAATTCCGACTGAGAAACACTGGTAAACAGTGGATGATCTACGATGTGGTGGCCGAAGGCGTCAGCCTGGTATCCAATTACCGCACCCAGTTCGCTCAGATTCTGGGAGACGGCACCCCCGAAGATCTGCTCAAGTTGATCCAGGAGCGCGTGGAAAAACTCGACAAGGGTGAAGACACAACCCCTGATGACAACATAAAGGGATAG
- the mlaD gene encoding outer membrane lipid asymmetry maintenance protein MlaD, whose translation MAKFKKETAVGLFVLVGLLAVVYMSVKLGNVNIFTDKYYTVKANFTDISGLKQHAPVQMFGVKIGYVENIALDQEHSVASVTMLIEKQVKLTDDAIVSVKTNGLIGDKYLKIAPGGLGDPIKTGDTLFDTNPAIDLEDLISKFAFGDVTK comes from the coding sequence ATGGCGAAATTTAAAAAGGAAACCGCAGTTGGCCTCTTTGTCCTCGTAGGACTTCTGGCCGTGGTGTACATGAGCGTCAAGCTCGGCAACGTGAACATCTTCACTGATAAGTATTATACGGTGAAGGCCAACTTCACGGATATCTCGGGCCTGAAGCAGCATGCCCCGGTCCAGATGTTTGGTGTCAAGATCGGCTACGTGGAGAACATCGCCCTTGACCAGGAACACAGCGTGGCCAGCGTGACCATGCTCATCGAAAAACAGGTCAAGCTGACGGACGACGCAATTGTTTCCGTAAAGACAAATGGTCTTATCGGCGACAAATACTTGAAGATTGCTCCCGGCGGGCTCGGTGACCCCATCAAAACGGGCGATACCCTGTTTGACACCAACCCCGCTATTGACCTAGAGGACTTGATCAGCAAGTTCGCTTTCGGCGATGTCACCAAATAA
- a CDS encoding ATP-binding cassette domain-containing protein, which translates to MKTTKAPSIRLENLTIGYGGNPVVKDLNIEFPGGKLSMIVGGSGSGKSTLLRHILQLNPPIAGSIHIGGKDMGALTKKERHCMRQSTGVLFQDGAMLGSLRVVDNVALPLREHTRLKEDQILRIVEDRLNLVGLGHAGNLFPNELSGGMRKRAGLARALVMDPQVLYCDEPTSGLDPVMSAELDQLLLEMMRHFDMTMIVVTHDLASMRGLADHVVLLGEGRCLYQGSVEELEATEDPYLRRFLDRAAEERDAPRLTLPPLDRSMMKLNCDTLMSDNDTGR; encoded by the coding sequence ATGAAGACGACCAAAGCACCAAGCATACGACTGGAGAACCTGACCATCGGTTATGGCGGTAATCCCGTGGTCAAGGACCTCAATATTGAATTTCCGGGGGGCAAGCTCTCCATGATCGTGGGCGGCTCGGGTTCGGGCAAGTCCACGCTGCTGCGCCACATCCTGCAGCTGAATCCGCCCATCGCGGGCAGTATTCACATCGGCGGCAAGGATATGGGCGCCCTCACCAAGAAAGAGCGCCACTGCATGCGTCAGAGCACCGGGGTGCTGTTTCAGGACGGCGCCATGCTCGGTTCTCTCCGGGTGGTGGACAATGTGGCCCTGCCACTGCGTGAGCACACACGGCTCAAGGAAGACCAGATTTTGCGCATTGTGGAGGATCGATTGAACCTCGTGGGCCTCGGGCATGCGGGGAATCTCTTCCCCAATGAGTTGTCCGGCGGCATGCGTAAACGCGCTGGCTTGGCCCGTGCGCTGGTCATGGACCCGCAGGTGCTCTATTGCGACGAGCCTACTTCTGGTCTTGATCCGGTCATGTCCGCAGAGCTGGACCAGCTCTTGCTTGAGATGATGAGACACTTTGACATGACCATGATCGTGGTAACCCATGATCTGGCGAGCATGCGCGGTCTTGCCGACCATGTTGTTCTGCTGGGCGAAGGGCGTTGCCTGTATCAGGGCAGCGTGGAAGAGCTGGAAGCCACCGAGGACCCGTACCTGCGCCGGTTCCTGGACCGCGCCGCCGAAGAGCGCGACGCACCCAGGTTGACCTTGCCGCCGCTTGACCGGTCCATGATGAAATTGAATTGTGATACGTTGATGAGCGATAACGACACTGGCCGATAA
- a CDS encoding ABC transporter permease gives MAEKAQETNSLFLPSRLVQKIVDEMGGMFLFLLESIALIFAGWGQFAKIIRQIYFIGVQSVSVIALIGLFTGMVMGMQLYYALSAFGADGFLGTGVALSMVRELAPVMTAIMLTGRAGSAMTAEIGVMRISEQIDALTIMDINPMRYLVAPKMAASLLSFPILTAFFNLIALWGGWLTGVKLLGANEGVYWASVESSLQWDDISGGFTKAIVFGLLVCTICCFEGYWTHLRSGHAGPEGVSQSTTNAVVKSCVVILASDYVLTSLLW, from the coding sequence ATGGCCGAAAAGGCGCAAGAAACAAACTCTCTTTTCCTTCCAAGCCGACTTGTCCAGAAGATAGTGGATGAGATGGGTGGGATGTTCCTGTTCCTTTTGGAATCCATCGCATTGATTTTTGCGGGGTGGGGACAGTTCGCCAAGATCATTCGTCAGATCTATTTTATCGGCGTGCAGTCCGTGTCGGTCATCGCGCTGATTGGCCTGTTTACCGGCATGGTCATGGGTATGCAGCTGTACTACGCTCTGTCCGCATTCGGTGCTGACGGCTTTCTTGGTACGGGCGTGGCGCTGTCCATGGTGCGCGAACTGGCTCCGGTCATGACTGCCATCATGCTCACCGGCCGGGCCGGATCGGCCATGACTGCCGAGATCGGTGTCATGCGTATCTCCGAGCAGATTGATGCCCTGACCATCATGGACATCAATCCCATGCGCTATCTGGTGGCTCCGAAGATGGCCGCTAGCCTGCTCAGCTTCCCGATCCTGACCGCGTTCTTCAACCTCATCGCCCTGTGGGGCGGCTGGTTGACCGGCGTCAAGCTGCTGGGAGCCAACGAGGGAGTGTATTGGGCCAGCGTAGAGTCTTCCCTGCAGTGGGATGACATCTCCGGCGGTTTTACCAAGGCCATCGTATTCGGTCTTCTGGTCTGTACCATCTGTTGTTTTGAGGGATACTGGACTCACCTTCGCTCCGGTCATGCCGGACCTGAGGGCGTGAGCCAGTCCACCACCAACGCGGTGGTCAAGTCGTGTGTCGTTATCCTGGCGTCTGACTATGTCCTGACGTCACTGCTCTGGTAG
- a CDS encoding HD domain-containing protein, with product MGNMKGRDKTTRIVDFLNECGMLRKTPRTGYQFLGSGCENVAEHSFRTAVIGHVLALMAGADVARTTYMCLFHDLHESRTGDFNYVNRIYNNSDRVLALKHATGGTGLEEEIMGYWDELEETATLEAKLAQDADQLDFILILKEEFDMGNKYAGQWLEMAVQRVRTEWGQELAETIAKTDHKDWWFLGPDPSWWSRKNGKDKKK from the coding sequence ATGGGTAATATGAAAGGTCGGGACAAGACGACCCGGATAGTTGATTTCCTCAACGAATGTGGAATGTTGCGTAAAACGCCAAGAACGGGTTATCAGTTCCTCGGCTCAGGCTGTGAGAACGTTGCCGAGCATTCGTTTCGTACAGCAGTCATTGGTCACGTACTGGCCCTGATGGCCGGGGCGGATGTGGCTCGCACCACATACATGTGCCTGTTTCACGACCTGCACGAGTCGCGTACCGGCGACTTCAACTACGTGAATCGCATCTACAACAACTCGGACCGAGTTCTGGCTCTGAAGCACGCCACTGGCGGCACCGGGCTGGAAGAAGAAATCATGGGGTACTGGGACGAGTTGGAAGAGACCGCCACCCTCGAGGCCAAACTGGCTCAGGATGCGGATCAGCTGGACTTCATCCTGATTCTCAAGGAAGAGTTCGACATGGGGAATAAGTACGCTGGACAGTGGCTGGAAATGGCTGTGCAGCGCGTTCGAACCGAATGGGGGCAGGAGCTGGCGGAGACCATCGCAAAGACGGACCACAAGGACTGGTGGTTCCTCGGTCCTGACCCGTCCTGGTGGTCCCGGAAGAACGGCAAGGATAAGAAAAAGTAA
- a CDS encoding 2-hydroxymuconate tautomerase family protein — MPILRLETWAGISKEVKRDFVETMTRETVRILDCPPEAVTVIIDEVPKENWGAAGELCTERFPDK, encoded by the coding sequence ATGCCCATACTCAGACTCGAAACCTGGGCCGGTATCAGCAAGGAAGTGAAGCGCGATTTCGTGGAAACCATGACCCGCGAGACCGTGCGTATTCTGGATTGCCCGCCCGAGGCCGTGACCGTGATTATCGACGAAGTGCCCAAGGAGAACTGGGGCGCGGCAGGCGAGCTCTGCACTGAGCGGTTCCCGGATAAATAA
- the argJ gene encoding bifunctional glutamate N-acetyltransferase/amino-acid acetyltransferase ArgJ: protein MNIPNGFRFAATQAAFKYEGKLDLGAIVSDNPAVAAGVFTTNKFKAAPVLQCQEMLADGRKMSGFLVNSGQANACTGDEGRANCRETLNLAAKALGVPADELLPASTGVIGAQLKMDKWEAAMPSLAESLGNVDPVETAKAIMTTDTVHKMAAAEFALKGGTVRLLGMCKGAGMISPNMATMLSFICCDADISTEAWQTMLSDCVNLSINRVTVDGDTSTNDCVMALANGAGGVAIETEEDYILLRKHLLSVLEELAYKIVMDAEGGTKVAFIQVSGAKTDADAELVARAVGNSPLVKTALFGSDPNWGRIICAAGYSGADFNPEELVLKIGGILVFRNGTPEPGDMDDLLNPIMQKRDIVIHLDVGEGPGSSMLLASDLTKEYVSINADYRS from the coding sequence ATGAATATACCCAATGGATTTCGCTTCGCCGCCACCCAGGCTGCCTTCAAGTATGAGGGCAAGCTGGATCTCGGCGCCATCGTCAGTGACAACCCGGCCGTGGCCGCAGGTGTGTTTACCACCAATAAATTCAAGGCCGCTCCTGTCCTGCAGTGTCAGGAAATGCTGGCCGACGGCCGCAAGATGTCCGGCTTTCTGGTCAACTCCGGTCAGGCCAACGCCTGCACTGGTGACGAGGGCCGTGCCAATTGCCGCGAGACCCTGAATCTGGCTGCCAAGGCGCTGGGCGTTCCTGCCGATGAATTGCTGCCCGCTTCCACCGGCGTCATCGGCGCTCAGTTGAAGATGGACAAGTGGGAGGCTGCCATGCCTTCGCTGGCCGAGTCTCTCGGCAATGTTGATCCGGTGGAGACCGCCAAGGCGATCATGACCACTGACACCGTCCACAAGATGGCTGCCGCCGAGTTCGCCCTCAAGGGTGGCACGGTCCGTCTGCTCGGCATGTGCAAGGGCGCGGGCATGATCTCGCCCAACATGGCGACCATGCTGTCTTTCATCTGCTGTGACGCTGATATTTCCACCGAGGCATGGCAGACCATGCTGTCTGATTGCGTCAATCTCTCCATCAATCGCGTCACTGTCGATGGCGATACGTCAACCAATGACTGTGTCATGGCGTTGGCCAATGGAGCGGGTGGCGTCGCCATTGAGACCGAGGAAGACTACATCCTGCTGCGCAAGCACCTGCTGAGCGTGCTGGAAGAGCTGGCCTACAAGATCGTCATGGACGCCGAAGGCGGCACCAAGGTGGCCTTCATTCAGGTGTCCGGCGCCAAGACCGACGCCGACGCCGAGCTGGTGGCCCGTGCCGTGGGCAACTCCCCGCTGGTCAAGACCGCGCTGTTCGGCTCCGACCCCAACTGGGGCCGTATCATCTGTGCCGCTGGTTACTCCGGTGCGGATTTCAATCCCGAGGAGTTGGTCCTCAAGATCGGCGGCATTCTGGTCTTCCGCAACGGCACTCCCGAGCCGGGTGACATGGACGACCTGCTCAACCCGATCATGCAGAAACGCGACATCGTCATCCATCTTGATGTCGGTGAAGGCCCGGGCAGCTCCATGCTGCTGGCCAGCGACCTGACCAAGGAGTATGTGAGCATTAATGCGGACTACCGGAGCTAG
- a CDS encoding sulfite exporter TauE/SafE family protein, with translation MEPLIIATVMLTFLFAAFLKGTAGLGFATTCLGIMATYADIRLAIPLVIIPSLLSNALVMIDAGGFLRIFRQFWLMYAAAIPGLILGLFILGGGDTTLPRAVLGISMVLYGLYGLWGGRFHLDHTRNSACIVGITTGFVNGLTGSQIMPVLPYLMALDITKDELVQAINTSFTIASIIMLFGLGKLGMLNTEVMLVSAVGVLPVAAGIWLGGKMRRLLPEEAFRRIVLALITLLGAVLIAKAFAA, from the coding sequence ATGGAACCGCTCATCATCGCCACAGTCATGCTCACCTTTCTCTTTGCCGCTTTTCTCAAGGGCACGGCAGGCCTCGGCTTTGCCACCACCTGTCTGGGCATCATGGCGACCTATGCGGACATCCGCCTCGCCATTCCGCTGGTGATCATCCCGTCGCTGTTGTCCAATGCGCTGGTCATGATCGACGCGGGCGGTTTCCTGCGCATCTTCAGGCAATTCTGGCTGATGTATGCAGCGGCCATCCCCGGCCTGATCCTCGGTCTGTTCATCCTCGGTGGCGGCGACACAACCCTGCCCCGGGCCGTGCTGGGCATCTCCATGGTGCTCTATGGCCTGTACGGACTTTGGGGAGGTCGATTCCATCTCGACCACACACGAAACAGTGCCTGCATAGTTGGTATCACCACAGGGTTTGTCAATGGCCTCACCGGCTCACAGATCATGCCGGTGCTGCCCTATCTCATGGCCCTCGATATCACCAAAGACGAATTGGTACAGGCCATCAACACCTCGTTCACCATCGCCAGCATCATCATGCTGTTCGGGCTGGGCAAGCTGGGTATGCTCAACACCGAAGTCATGCTCGTCTCTGCCGTGGGCGTTCTCCCGGTGGCCGCAGGCATCTGGCTGGGCGGCAAGATGCGCCGTCTGCTGCCCGAGGAAGCGTTCCGCCGTATCGTGCTCGCCCTCATCACCCTGCTCGGCGCCGTGCTCATCGCCAAGGCCTTCGCCGCCTGA
- a CDS encoding DUF3124 domain-containing protein, producing the protein MRIRITSLVLAVLAIAIFTLPAMAGRKLHVSSGQKVYVPVYSHVYQGPKNRPYNLSALLSIRNVDAKNTITVNYVRYYNDDGKLMKNFFNEPVVIPPLATHEVFIPERDTSGGSGANFTLKWEGGTQVSVPIIQAVMIGTASTQGISFVCDGVAIEED; encoded by the coding sequence ATGCGCATACGAATCACCAGCCTTGTTCTTGCCGTACTGGCCATCGCCATCTTCACCCTGCCTGCCATGGCCGGACGCAAGCTGCATGTTTCCAGCGGCCAGAAGGTATACGTCCCCGTTTATTCCCACGTCTACCAAGGTCCCAAGAACCGGCCCTACAATCTCTCCGCGCTCCTCTCCATCCGCAATGTGGACGCCAAGAACACCATCACCGTCAACTACGTCCGCTACTACAACGATGACGGCAAGCTGATGAAGAACTTCTTCAACGAGCCGGTGGTCATTCCGCCTCTCGCCACCCACGAAGTATTCATCCCCGAACGCGACACCTCCGGCGGCTCCGGCGCGAACTTCACCCTCAAGTGGGAAGGCGGCACCCAGGTATCCGTCCCCATCATTCAGGCCGTCATGATCGGCACCGCCTCCACACAAGGCATCTCCTTCGTCTGCGACGGCGTGGCTATTGAGGAAGATTAA
- a CDS encoding DVU0772 family protein — MTDVSNCKQWRNEVNWDMIHEDAITLYLEWGNNNYRHATRSPVTKSGEYSIYFAIDTWEEPKMVLMRMDNFGSQILCSTKLPDHLREGLLAEYKDIKGILELTPPIKKWAQELMDA; from the coding sequence ATGACTGATGTTTCTAACTGCAAGCAGTGGCGCAACGAAGTGAATTGGGACATGATTCACGAGGATGCCATTACCCTGTACTTGGAGTGGGGCAACAACAACTACCGTCACGCAACACGGTCCCCTGTGACCAAGTCTGGCGAGTACTCCATATATTTCGCCATTGACACATGGGAAGAGCCTAAGATGGTCCTGATGCGCATGGACAACTTCGGTTCTCAGATTCTCTGCTCCACCAAGCTGCCCGATCATCTACGTGAGGGCCTGTTGGCTGAGTACAAGGACATCAAGGGTATTTTGGAACTCACTCCGCCCATCAAGAAGTGGGCTCAGGAGTTGATGGACGCTTAG